A genome region from Panicum virgatum strain AP13 chromosome 4K, P.virgatum_v5, whole genome shotgun sequence includes the following:
- the LOC120703721 gene encoding 4-hydroxyphenylacetaldehyde oxime monooxygenase-like translates to MRTHEAQCCSRPAMPGPRRLTYGYKDVAFAPYGDHVREMRRLFVLELLSMRRVQAAWDAREAQVDKLVENLSRAGPNPVALNEHIFGAVDGIIGTVVFGKLYGTEHFKMQFLDMLSEAMDMLGSFSAEDFFPNAAGRLADRLTGLVARRDRIFRRLDAFFDAVIDQHLSTTCSKLDGENCRSDLVQALIELWKGNGSAVPFTRDHVKAMLFDTFVSGINTSAVTMVWAMSEMIQHPGVLKNVQDEIRAVVGSKQRASRDDMSKLKNLKMVVKETLRMDPPLTLLLPRETIQQVNISGYDDPANTRIIVNTWAISRDPNIWKDPEEFKPERFIGSNTDFNGKHFEFMPFGSGRRICPGMAMAVTNMEFILANLLYCFEWELPEGVAKEDISMEEAGSLAFQKKTPLMLVPRRYQTASC, encoded by the exons ATGAGGACGCACGAAGCGCAGTGCTGCAGCCGGCCGGCCATGCCGGGGCCGCGCCGGCTGACGTACGGGTACAAGGACGTCGCCTTCGCCCCCTACGGCGACCATGTCCGCGAGATGCGCAGGCTCTTCGTCCTCGAGCTGCTGAGCATGCGCCGCGTGCAGGCTGCCTGGGATGCCAGGGAAGCTCAG GTGGACAAGCTTGTTGAGAACCTGAGTCGTGCCGGGCCGAACCCGGTGGCGCTCAACGAGCACATCTTCGGCGCCGTGGATGGCATCATCGGCACGGTGGTGTTCGGGAAACTCTATGGAACGGAGCACTTCAAGATGCAGTTCCTGGACATGCTCAGTGAAGCGATGGACATGCTAGGCAGCTTCTCCGCCGAGGATTTCTTCCCCAACGCCGCTGGCCGTCTCGCCGACCGCCTGACGGGCCTCGTCGCCCGTCGTGACAGGATATTCAGGAGGCTCGATGCCTTCTTCGATGCAGTCATCGATCAGCACCTGAGCACCACCTGCAGCAAGCTTGATGGCGAAAACTGCAGATCAGACCTAGTGCAAGCGCTGATTGAGCTATGGAAGGGCAACGGGAGTGCGGTGCCTTTCACCCGTGACCATGTGAAGGCTATGCTCTTT GATACCTTTGTCAGCGGAATCAACACAAGCGCCGTCACCATGGTGTGGGCGATGTCAGAAATGATCCAGCACCCGGGGGTGCTGAAGAATGTACAGGACGAGATCAGAGCTGTGGTAGGAAGCAAACAGAGGGCTTCACGTGATGACATGTCAAAGCTGAAGAACCTGAAGATGGTTGTCAAGGAGACCCTCCGGATGGACCCTCCCTTAACTCTGCTACTGCCAAGGGAGACCATTCAGCAGGTCAATATCTCAGGGTACGATGATCCGGCGAATACAAGAATTATCGTGAACACATGGGCGATCAGCAGGGACCCTAACATTTGGAAAGATCCAGAGGAGTTCAAACCGGAGAGGTTCATAGGGTCAAACACTGACTTCAATGGCAAACATTTTGAGTTCATGCCGTTTGGCTCGGGTCGCCGGATCTGCCCTGGCATGGCCATGGCTGTGACTAACATGGAGTTCATCTTGGCCAACCTGCTATACTGTTTTGAGTGGGAGCTACCTGAGGGTGTGGCAAAGGAGGACATAAGCATGGAGGAGGCAGGGAGCCTGGCGTTCCAAAAGAAGACACCACTCATGTTGGTGCCAAGGAGGTACCAGACTGCTAGTTGTTGA